DNA from Salinispora arenicola:
GCCAGCGCCGTCAACAGCTGCGCCGTGGACAGGGCCAGCCCCGAGTAGGACTGGCCCACGACGAACTTCTTCTGGTATGGGATGGCAATGCCGTAGCAGGTTGCGGCGCCGAGGCACATCAGCTGGCCGGTGAAGTGCGCACCGCCGACCCCCTCCCAGACCCCGAGTACGATCAGCACGCCGAGGAAGCCCAGCAGGAGGCCCCCAGCTCGGGCAGCAGTCAGCCGTTCGGTGCGGAAGGCCAGTACCGCCATCGGCAGTACGACCAGCGGCGTGGTGGCGTTCCAGATCCCGGCGAGCATGGACTCGACCCGCTGCTCGCCGTAGCCGAACAGGGTGAACGGGAGCGCCACGCCGAGCGCACCGGTCACGACCAGATGGGCCCATATCCGCGGCTCACGGGGCAGTCGGACGCGCAGCACGGCAAGCAGGATCAACAGCGTCAGCGCGCCGGTACCGACCCGGTAGAGGGTGAGCTGCAGCGGGTGCAGCTCACGCACCCCGATCTTGATGAACAGGAAGCTGGACCCCCAGATCGCGGCCAACGCGAGAAACCCGGGCAGCCAGCTCCGTAGCGCCGACCGGTCAGGGGTGGATTCAAAGGTCACCACTGACACTCTGCCCGTGGTGCGGGGGAAAGTCCGGTGGTTTTCGGACCCGTCGATCCAACATCTGGGACCGTCTTCGACACCCGCTGACTCAGTGAGTCACTCCTGGGTGGTGATGTTGGTCGCCGCGACGGAGTCGCCGTCGGCGGTTCCGGCAACCGACACGGTGTCGCCGGTCTCCAGGTCCTTGACCGTGCCGGGCAGGCGAACCTGGGTGCGGTCGTCGACACGTACGGTCACCGTCTCGCCGGATTCCCGGCGAAGCCGGAGGGTATCGCCGTCGACGTGGGTCACGGTGCCGGTGACGAACGGCTGGGTAGCGGGAGTACCCGGGGACGTCTCCTCGCCGCCCCGGGCTCCGCGGCCCCCACCGCCCTCTCGCTCCGTCCCCGCCCCTCGGCCCGCCGCGGCCGGCACCGGCTCCGGGCCGTATGCGTGGTGTGTCTGCGCCCCCGCGGCGAAGCCCCCGACGAGCAGCACCGCCGCGGCGAGCCACGGGGTGGCCCGGTTGCGCCAGGGCCGGGTTTCGGCGGCCAACGCGGTGGCCAGGTCGGTCGTCATATCTCCACCTGTCATTCGTAGCGAAGTGCCTCGATAGGACGTAGCCCGGCGGCCCGGTTGGCGGGGACGCTGCCGAAGAAGAGCCCGATGGCGACTGAGACGCCCAGCGCCAGCGCGACGGAGCTGGGCACGATCACCGGCTGTACGCCGACGATGGTGAAGCGGCTGCCGATCAGCGCCACGGCCACACCGAGGCCGCCGCCGAGCACGCTGAGCAGGGTCGCCTCGGCGAGGAACTGGGTCGCGATGGTGCGCCGAGGGGCGCCGAGGGCCTTCCGGATACCGATCTCCCGGGTCCGTTCGGTGACCGTCACCAGCATGATGTTGGTGATGCCGATTCCACCGACGAGCAGGCTTATGCCGGCGACGGTACCGAGCAGCACGGTGAAGGTCCGCGCGGTCTCGGTACGGGTGGCGAGTAGCTGGCTGGCGTTCTGGATGCGATACGGCGCCGCGGCGGTGGCGCCCGTCGGATCGTTGAGCCGCTGGTCGAGGATCCGGGTGACCTGTTCCTGGGCGGCGTTCACCCGATCCGCCCCGGCGGCCTCGACCAGGATCGAGTTGACCGCACCGTACCCGGTCAGCGTCTGCTGTACGGCGGTCAGCGGAGCGATCGCCACGTCGTTGGAGTCCGTGAGTCCTCCGGCCGCAGGCTTCTCGGCGAGCACACCGACCACCGTGTAAAGGGCACCGCCGACGGTGACCTGTCGACCGACTGGATCAGCGTCGACGAACAGCTCAGCGGCGACGGTCCGGCCGAGCACCACCACCCGACGGCCCTGCGTCACGTCCTCGTCGGTGAAGCCGGTACCGCTGGCAACCTGGCTGTTCGAGGAACCGAAGTAGGTCGGATACGTGCCGAGGAACTGGGCGACCTGGTGATCAGCGCCATCGTGAGTGATCGTCGGCGCGGTGGTGACCACCGGTGACACCGCCCGTACGTCAGGAGCCAGCGCCGGGTCGTACAGCGCCTCGGCGATGTCGACGGTGAGCGCGGACGGCGTGGAGCCACCGCGAGCGGTGCTCGACACGGTGATCGTGTTCGTGCCCAGCGTCTCGATGCTGCGGTTGACGGCCTGGGCCGAACCGTTGCCGACGGCGACCAGCAGAATCACCGCCGCGACACCGATCAGGATGC
Protein-coding regions in this window:
- a CDS encoding DUF5666 domain-containing protein, translating into MTTDLATALAAETRPWRNRATPWLAAAVLLVGGFAAGAQTHHAYGPEPVPAAAGRGAGTEREGGGGRGARGGEETSPGTPATQPFVTGTVTHVDGDTLRLRRESGETVTVRVDDRTQVRLPGTVKDLETGDTVSVAGTADGDSVAATNITTQE
- a CDS encoding ABC transporter permease: MSLWEILRFAGQGVAGNKLRSALTMLGILIGVAAVILLVAVGNGSAQAVNRSIETLGTNTITVSSTARGGSTPSALTVDIAEALYDPALAPDVRAVSPVVTTAPTITHDGADHQVAQFLGTYPTYFGSSNSQVASGTGFTDEDVTQGRRVVVLGRTVAAELFVDADPVGRQVTVGGALYTVVGVLAEKPAAGGLTDSNDVAIAPLTAVQQTLTGYGAVNSILVEAAGADRVNAAQEQVTRILDQRLNDPTGATAAAPYRIQNASQLLATRTETARTFTVLLGTVAGISLLVGGIGITNIMLVTVTERTREIGIRKALGAPRRTIATQFLAEATLLSVLGGGLGVAVALIGSRFTIVGVQPVIVPSSVALALGVSVAIGLFFGSVPANRAAGLRPIEALRYE
- a CDS encoding DMT family transporter; translated protein: MTFESTPDRSALRSWLPGFLALAAIWGSSFLFIKIGVRELHPLQLTLYRVGTGALTLLILLAVLRVRLPREPRIWAHLVVTGALGVALPFTLFGYGEQRVESMLAGIWNATTPLVVLPMAVLAFRTERLTAARAGGLLLGFLGVLIVLGVWEGVGGAHFTGQLMCLGAATCYGIAIPYQKKFVVGQSYSGLALSTAQLLTALALLAVVTPFVAGAPPAPTALTGPVVVSVAALGAVGTGLAFVIHFRNIRVAGASTAATVTYLIPVFAVLIGVFALGERLTWHQPVGALVVLLGVAVTQGLIGPRRPPRAPAPPSSPATVPVAAGQERLPAHTTSRSAGQVLTTRSAGTPQRAARSQPNRCQSS